A stretch of DNA from Bacteroidales bacterium:
TGATCAGTTCCCATTTGAATAATGCCATTCCTAAGAGCATCATCGACATGACCCTCCAGAAAGTCTCCATCAGGAATAAACTTGTCTGGGAAAATATTGCTCCCGGAACCCGATATTCCATTTGTTCAATCCAATTGCCCTGCATAGCAGTCACTTCCTTTGCAAGAGAAGGCTGATCAGGTTTCCAGTTTTGAAGGATTTGATTATAGGCACCTTCCGACCAGTATTCAGTTGAAAGTGGACTCAATGTATAGAAGATGACCGGCATGATGAAGAACAGGGCGCTTATCCAGACCAGGGTAGCAGGCTTTTTGTTACGGAAAAGAAAGGCCAGCATCCCACAAAGGCTTAAGGCTACTAAGATGTCACCATGCCAAAGCAGGTAAGCATGCATGAGCCCGAAGATGAGAAGCCAGAACATTCTGCGATAGTGTAATGGGCCAGGGCGAAGACCCCTGGATTTAAGATTGCTTGCAAAAATCACAATTCCGGCCCCAAACAGCATAGCGAAGATGGATAAGAATTTCTCACTGGCAATCATATGACTGATGGCCCATGCCCATTTACTAATCGGTCCGAAACTTCCATATGCGGTGGGATTTAAATAGGCAGCACCAGGCATAGAGAAACTCTGGATATTCATAATCAGTATCCCCAAAACAGCGAAACCTCTCAACATATCGAGAGCACTGATCCTGTCTTTGGTATCGAGTGGGGAGGCAAAACTCCGGGCTTGTTGATTCATTTTGTCAACAATTAGATGAGTAAAACAGTATGGATGAGTATAGGAGTGATCCTTAGCTACCGGATGAAGAGACTTCAACCTGGTTTAGAATTACAACATAATTCTTCCCATATTTTTTAGCACATTTCGGACATGTAGTATACCACATGTACCACTTTTTAATTGCCAGTCCTTTAACAAATGCTTCCTTCTTATAATCATCACACCATTTCCCTGTATCCTTGAAAGGGCCTTCATATACTTTACTGTAGAAAAGTCCGCTCAGACTCGTATTATTTGCCCCTGTAATGGGTTTATCCACAGCAAGGAAAAGGTTCATATTCCATTTACTGGTATGATCAGACAAGCACAGCCAGTCAGGGATTGTACCACTGGCATTTCGAACCCTAAGATCGAGTTTTTTCATTACACTGCCAAAATTTATTGGCATGAAGAAAAAGGTTCTGACTTTTGCTTTAATAAATGGCTTCTCATGCCATTCCAGGAGTTTATCATCCCATAAGGAGGGATCAAAAGGAGGGCAGCATTCCCCGATTTGCTCTTTAATTGGATTCATCTGTATGGATTTTGAAGGTTAGCAAGAATAACTTACCTTCTGTTGCTGCTTACTTCCATTCAGTAAATCCTAAAAATATCCGTAGTGGTATTATGATTGTCCGCCAGGAGAATAACCTTGCCTGT
This window harbors:
- a CDS encoding DUF418 domain-containing protein, producing the protein MNQQARSFASPLDTKDRISALDMLRGFAVLGILIMNIQSFSMPGAAYLNPTAYGSFGPISKWAWAISHMIASEKFLSIFAMLFGAGIVIFASNLKSRGLRPGPLHYRRMFWLLIFGLMHAYLLWHGDILVALSLCGMLAFLFRNKKPATLVWISALFFIMPVIFYTLSPLSTEYWSEGAYNQILQNWKPDQPSLAKEVTAMQGNWIEQMEYRVPGAIFSQTSLFLMETFWRVMSMMLLGMALFKWELITAHFSKRNYLVLGAAGILIGSFISGIGVILNFENDWNMRFSMFMGRHFNYLGSVITSLGYIGVIMLISKSSHVRNLQFTLAAVGRTAFSNYILQTLICTFLFYGHGLGLFGQVNRSYQLMMVPAIWLILMLVSLIWLKKFRYGPMEWLWRSLTYWKKQEFVKIKG